The following are from one region of the Synergistaceae bacterium genome:
- a CDS encoding ferritin produces the protein MKLSDSMVAAINDQIKAEFDSAYIYLAMSAYFEDCGLSGMAHWMHKQYKEEEEHAEKFIEYLYRRGARVIIPEIARPKESYNDALDVFRTAYAHEQYVTSRIYKLVDMAESEKDYATLSMLKWFVDEQAEEEENAGAIVSKLEFLGSDKHGVYIVDRELSAR, from the coding sequence ATGAAGCTGTCCGACTCAATGGTCGCCGCCATAAATGACCAGATAAAGGCGGAATTTGACTCAGCGTATATCTATCTTGCGATGTCGGCATATTTCGAGGACTGCGGGCTTTCGGGAATGGCTCACTGGATGCACAAGCAGTACAAAGAGGAAGAAGAACACGCCGAGAAGTTCATAGAGTATCTTTACAGGCGCGGTGCAAGGGTGATAATCCCTGAGATTGCCCGCCCGAAAGAGTCCTACAATGACGCGCTTGATGTTTTCAGGACGGCTTACGCTCACGAGCAGTATGTTACCTCGCGTATCTACAAGCTGGTTGACATGGCCGAATCCGAGAAGGATTACGCAACGCTGTCAATGCTGAAGTGGTTTGTTGACGAGCAGGCAGAGGAAGAAGAGAACGCCGGCGCGATAGTGTCAAAGCTGGAATTTCTCGGTTCGGACAAGCACGGTGTCTACATTGTTGACCGGGAATTATCAGCAAGGTAA
- a CDS encoding zinc ribbon domain-containing protein: MCGNVRTNGRRSGNYASYRCSRQHNKQGCHNKEIRRDYVDNYVLDELYNRLFSKVSLKNLTEMLNDYNAMMSSQSDNEITAIKTQIQDIDRKIGNLLDLVSDGGVKIDTIGGKLKELEAQRQKFEDTLKELELKNKASLISEEQVKEIFIRSGEFIRAHNISECRNFIKSYVENVIDYNEKVEVFFKVNVFDKGTGEVAPMKSEETVKNLRLEYQDVEKGHSSAGIVPKKGRIFESEVA; this comes from the coding sequence ATGTGCGGAAATGTCAGGACTAACGGCAGGCGGTCAGGTAATTATGCCTCTTATAGATGTTCAAGGCAACATAATAAGCAGGGCTGCCACAATAAGGAAATCCGAAGGGACTATGTAGATAATTACGTACTTGATGAGCTATATAACCGTCTGTTCTCTAAAGTTTCCTTAAAGAACTTGACGGAGATGTTGAATGACTATAACGCTATGATGTCTTCTCAGTCAGACAACGAAATAACCGCCATAAAAACGCAAATTCAGGATATAGACCGTAAGATTGGCAATCTTCTCGATTTAGTATCAGATGGAGGCGTTAAAATTGACACTATAGGGGGCAAGCTGAAAGAATTAGAGGCGCAAAGACAAAAATTTGAAGATACGCTTAAAGAGCTTGAACTCAAGAACAAAGCAAGCCTAATATCAGAAGAACAGGTAAAAGAGATATTTATCAGGTCAGGCGAATTTATCAGGGCGCATAATATCTCAGAGTGTCGAAACTTCATTAAGTCATACGTTGAAAATGTTATAGATTACAATGAAAAAGTTGAGGTATTTTTTAAGGTCAATGTCTTTGATAAAGGGACTGGTGAAGTAGCCCCGATGAAAAGCGAAGAGACCGTGAAAAATTTACGGCTTGAGTATCAGGACGTTGAAAAAGGTCATAGCAGTGCCGGAATAGTGCCGAAAAAGGGACGAATTTTTGAGAGTGAAGTCGCGTAA
- a CDS encoding desulfoferrodoxin: MMEKLSVYKCGKCGNIVEVMHVGGGTLSCCGEPMKQLKENTTDAATEKHVPVFDGGKVKVGSVAHPMAEDHYIEWVEVINGERVCRQFLKPNESPEAGFECVKAGTVMREYCNKHGLWKAEA; this comes from the coding sequence ATAATGGAGAAACTGAGCGTATACAAGTGCGGGAAGTGCGGCAACATCGTTGAAGTCATGCATGTCGGTGGGGGAACTCTGTCCTGCTGCGGCGAGCCTATGAAGCAGCTGAAGGAGAACACGACAGACGCGGCAACGGAGAAGCATGTGCCAGTGTTTGACGGCGGAAAGGTGAAAGTCGGAAGCGTTGCCCACCCGATGGCGGAAGATCACTATATCGAGTGGGTAGAAGTCATCAACGGCGAGAGGGTATGCCGTCAGTTCCTGAAGCCGAATGAGTCGCCCGAAGCGGGATTCGAGTGCGTGAAGGCCGGAACGGTAATGCGGGAGTACTGCAACAAGCACGGACTCTGGAAGGCCGAAGCGTAA
- a CDS encoding TIGR02757 family protein: protein MTGESYGASLFFADMDTRLKAFLDGLYYVYQRRELINPDPLYFLYKYDDVRDREIAGLVASSLAYGRVAQIMKSVERVLSCLTEEPHKFLLTNNRFDIVPEDFKHRFTTSEDINILLKNSAEILREYGTLEEFLRECLKISDGDIFCALDEFSLRLSRGRKPGSFSLVTAPRDGSACKRLFLFLKWLVRSDEVDPGGWKVLRPGNLVVPTDTHMHSIAMKLGFTRRKNADLRCAIEITEGFREVCPEDPAKYDFVLTRFGIRAGLSISEICMT, encoded by the coding sequence TTGACGGGGGAGTCTTACGGGGCTTCCCTGTTTTTTGCTGACATGGACACAAGGCTGAAAGCATTTCTTGACGGACTATATTACGTATACCAGCGGCGCGAATTAATCAACCCTGACCCGCTTTATTTCCTGTATAAGTATGATGATGTGCGGGACAGGGAGATTGCCGGGCTAGTTGCTTCATCGCTTGCGTATGGGCGAGTAGCTCAGATAATGAAGAGTGTTGAGCGAGTATTGTCCTGCCTGACTGAAGAGCCGCATAAATTTCTTCTCACAAATAATAGGTTTGACATAGTGCCGGAGGATTTCAAGCACCGTTTCACGACAAGCGAGGACATTAACATACTGCTGAAGAACTCTGCTGAAATTCTGCGTGAATATGGAACTCTTGAAGAATTTTTGCGTGAATGCCTGAAGATTTCTGACGGTGATATATTTTGTGCGCTTGATGAATTTTCGCTGAGACTGTCGCGGGGGAGGAAGCCGGGAAGTTTTTCGCTTGTTACAGCACCTAGGGATGGGAGTGCGTGCAAGCGTTTATTTTTGTTCCTGAAATGGTTAGTGAGAAGTGATGAAGTTGATCCTGGCGGATGGAAAGTGTTGCGGCCGGGGAATTTAGTTGTGCCTACTGACACTCACATGCATAGCATAGCGATGAAGCTGGGATTTACGCGGAGGAAGAACGCTGATTTGCGGTGTGCAATTGAGATAACGGAAGGTTTTCGAGAAGTCTGTCCAGAAGATCCTGCGAAGTATGATTTTGTGCTTACGAGATTTGGTATAAGAGCGGGGCTGAGTATTTCCGAAATATGTATGACCTAG
- a CDS encoding TIM barrel protein has product MSFKYAGRFNSFVFKNATVYDAIDSYTNMKGITHLEFNYPEHFTGYDIEEIIKRKKHLGVNGLAVRWRGADFKPGDFTNENPKTRERVITMCREAVDVCRKLDGSVVTLWLENDGFDYPFQMDYSRAWEQIVEGVRDVADYAAGSEGKKEIKISIEYKPYEERNFAMIDSTGMTMYLLEEIARDNVGCTLDFCHMLMKHDNPSFGIALAARKGKLFGLHMNDGYGWQDSGMIFGSVNPVLALEFIYYLRKYDYQGVVFFDTFPIREDPFKETQANIDAFEKINGIIDRIGMEEFAEVIRAKDGVKVSGLVLDMFK; this is encoded by the coding sequence ATGTCATTCAAGTATGCAGGGCGTTTCAACTCCTTTGTGTTCAAGAATGCGACTGTTTATGACGCAATAGACAGCTACACGAACATGAAGGGAATAACACATCTTGAGTTCAATTACCCGGAACATTTCACGGGCTATGACATTGAGGAGATAATCAAGCGCAAAAAGCATTTGGGCGTGAACGGACTCGCGGTTCGCTGGCGCGGTGCTGACTTTAAGCCCGGAGATTTCACGAACGAGAATCCCAAAACACGCGAAAGAGTCATCACAATGTGCCGTGAAGCTGTTGACGTTTGCAGAAAACTTGACGGCTCTGTAGTAACTTTGTGGCTTGAGAATGATGGATTTGATTACCCGTTTCAGATGGATTACTCGCGGGCATGGGAGCAAATTGTAGAGGGCGTGAGAGATGTCGCGGATTATGCGGCGGGCAGTGAGGGCAAAAAGGAGATAAAAATATCGATTGAGTACAAGCCCTACGAGGAACGTAATTTTGCGATGATCGACAGCACCGGGATGACAATGTATCTTCTTGAGGAAATCGCCCGGGATAATGTCGGCTGTACTCTCGACTTCTGCCACATGCTAATGAAGCACGATAACCCGTCATTCGGAATCGCACTTGCGGCGCGGAAGGGAAAACTTTTCGGCCTCCACATGAATGACGGCTACGGATGGCAGGACAGCGGGATGATTTTCGGCTCGGTGAATCCTGTTTTAGCGTTAGAGTTCATATATTATCTCAGGAAGTATGACTATCAGGGAGTCGTATTCTTTGACACATTCCCGATTCGTGAAGACCCGTTCAAAGAGACTCAGGCCAATATTGACGCATTCGAGAAAATCAACGGGATAATTGACCGCATAGGCATGGAGGAATTTGCAGAGGTAATACGCGCTAAAGACGGCGTGAAGGTTAGCGGGCTTGTGCTTGACATGTTCAAGTGA
- a CDS encoding substrate-binding domain-containing protein: protein MKRSYTALILAVLAVMALVFTAFADEFNPDSDPSAKTIEQVRAELGEEVPVKDVHNLSAIMKSISNEFWRSLKEGYDLAAKNSGVNIRVDATTDEGDEIGQQTMMDNAVNQGVKAVMASPISDSNLAAAVDNAKSAKIPVVNVNDGLIANCDYYVGPNAYMNGQLAAEWISKKLGDKGQVGIVIGMAKAFAARERTQGFEDWIKDHKSGLEIVAKQNADWDRQRAKELASTWIMRFPDMKAIFCNNDDMALGVVEAVDEVDADILVVGVDGIGEAYTSIKEGKLDATVDSFPYYMSQVAVECTLRVLAGQKVPHVVATPQALIDKDNVNKPAKEIINWVDTVYTK from the coding sequence ATGAAGAGAAGTTACACCGCGTTAATTTTGGCTGTGCTTGCAGTAATGGCACTCGTATTCACGGCATTTGCTGACGAGTTCAACCCCGACTCAGATCCCAGCGCAAAGACAATCGAGCAGGTTCGCGCGGAATTGGGCGAAGAAGTTCCCGTAAAAGATGTGCATAACCTTTCAGCCATCATGAAATCAATCTCAAATGAATTTTGGCGCAGTCTCAAAGAAGGCTATGACCTTGCGGCGAAAAATTCAGGCGTGAATATCCGCGTTGACGCAACAACAGATGAAGGCGACGAGATCGGCCAGCAGACAATGATGGACAACGCAGTGAATCAGGGAGTCAAAGCTGTAATGGCAAGCCCGATTTCAGACTCTAATCTCGCGGCGGCTGTCGATAATGCAAAGTCAGCCAAAATTCCTGTCGTCAATGTCAACGATGGATTAATCGCAAATTGTGATTACTACGTCGGCCCTAACGCCTACATGAACGGACAGCTCGCGGCTGAATGGATCTCAAAGAAGCTCGGCGACAAAGGCCAGGTGGGAATCGTTATCGGAATGGCGAAAGCGTTTGCGGCTCGTGAAAGGACTCAGGGCTTCGAGGACTGGATAAAGGATCACAAATCAGGACTCGAAATCGTTGCGAAACAGAATGCAGACTGGGACAGGCAGAGGGCTAAAGAGCTTGCGTCAACATGGATAATGCGCTTCCCTGATATGAAGGCTATCTTCTGCAACAATGACGATATGGCACTGGGAGTCGTCGAGGCTGTCGATGAGGTTGACGCAGATATTCTTGTGGTCGGTGTTGACGGAATCGGCGAGGCTTATACGTCAATCAAGGAAGGCAAACTTGACGCGACTGTCGACTCATTCCCCTACTACATGTCGCAGGTTGCTGTCGAATGCACGCTGAGAGTCTTGGCAGGCCAGAAAGTTCCGCATGTCGTTGCGACTCCTCAGGCGTTAATCGACAAGGACAACGTGAACAAGCCCGCAAAAGAGATAATCAACTGGGTAGATACAGTGTACACGAAATAG
- a CDS encoding recombinase family protein: MAVIYARFSSHNPRDESIDAQERACREYAQRNGLQIIEIYADRAKSSTSSEREEFQRMIKDSGDKKFRYLLIHKLDRFSRNKYDAVIFKKKLRMNGVTIISVTENLYDSPESIMLESVIEGMAQYYSSNLAREVRKGQRETALQHKHLGGTPPLGLEVDPDTRKYVSQRERSRNSTDNF, translated from the coding sequence ATAGCGGTAATTTATGCGAGATTTTCAAGCCATAACCCAAGAGACGAGTCAATAGATGCTCAGGAAAGAGCTTGCCGTGAATATGCTCAACGTAATGGTTTGCAAATTATTGAAATTTATGCAGACAGGGCAAAATCTAGTACAAGTTCAGAACGTGAAGAGTTTCAGCGAATGATAAAGGACAGCGGAGATAAAAAATTCCGTTATCTCTTAATTCACAAATTAGATAGATTTTCTCGTAATAAGTACGATGCTGTAATTTTTAAGAAAAAACTACGCATGAATGGCGTAACTATCATATCAGTAACAGAAAATCTCTATGACTCGCCAGAAAGCATAATGCTTGAGTCAGTGATTGAGGGCATGGCGCAATATTACAGTTCAAATTTAGCCCGTGAAGTCAGAAAAGGGCAGAGAGAAACGGCTTTACAGCATAAACATCTCGGAGGAACTCCGCCTTTAGGTCTTGAAGTTGACCCAGATACACGAAAATATGTCTCTCAACGAGAAAGAAGCCGAAATAGTACGGATAATTTTTGA
- a CDS encoding recombinase family protein, with protein MSLNEKEAEIVRIIFEKYADGIGYNQILNYLNSIGYRTKRGNQFGKNSLYSILENEKYVGTYVFNKRLEKNVAGNEIRQSDQEKNGLLLKM; from the coding sequence ATGTCTCTCAACGAGAAAGAAGCCGAAATAGTACGGATAATTTTTGAAAAGTATGCAGACGGAATAGGTTATAATCAAATCTTGAATTATCTCAACAGTATTGGCTATCGTACAAAGAGAGGTAACCAGTTCGGTAAAAATAGCCTGTACTCCATACTTGAAAATGAAAAGTACGTTGGGACTTATGTTTTCAATAAGCGACTTGAGAAAAACGTAGCAGGAAACGAAATCCGACAGTCAGACCAAGAGAAGAATGGATTATTGCTGAAGATGTAA